One genomic segment of Candidatus Protochlamydia phocaeensis includes these proteins:
- a CDS encoding GNAT family N-acetyltransferase, which yields MNQQFVIRRMKENEVQIALDWAQKEGWNPGLNDSQCFYQADPSGFFIGLLNGEPIATGAAVIYDDRFAFCGLYIVKPEFRQQGFGIQLTNERLKYVGNRITGIDGVLNNVSKYQRIGYVPAHKNTRYELSSPLAAPFSPQIIDIKAIPFKQLEAFDRQYFPAQRPHFLHSWINQSHSYALGYLEDQALQGYGVIRKCASGYKIGPLFSSSSTAAQVLFEALCSKVKEGPIYLDVPEPNQNAHLLAKHYQMNPTFEVIRMYRNGNPSLDLQGIYGMTTYELG from the coding sequence ATGAATCAGCAATTTGTAATTAGGCGAATGAAAGAAAATGAAGTGCAGATCGCTTTGGACTGGGCCCAGAAAGAAGGGTGGAATCCGGGCTTGAATGATAGCCAATGTTTTTATCAAGCCGACCCTAGCGGATTCTTTATCGGTTTGTTAAATGGGGAGCCTATTGCCACCGGAGCAGCTGTCATATATGATGACCGCTTTGCTTTCTGCGGTTTGTATATTGTTAAACCGGAGTTCCGCCAGCAAGGATTTGGCATTCAGCTCACCAATGAGCGCTTAAAGTATGTGGGCAATCGCATCACGGGGATTGACGGAGTCTTAAATAATGTATCCAAGTATCAAAGAATTGGTTATGTCCCAGCACACAAGAATACGCGTTATGAATTGTCTTCTCCGCTTGCAGCGCCCTTTTCTCCACAGATAATAGATATAAAAGCAATCCCCTTTAAACAGCTAGAGGCCTTTGACCGGCAATATTTTCCAGCGCAGCGTCCCCATTTTCTACACAGCTGGATCAATCAATCCCATAGCTATGCTTTGGGATATCTAGAAGATCAAGCTTTGCAAGGCTATGGAGTCATCCGTAAATGTGCCAGCGGCTATAAAATAGGCCCTTTATTTTCGTCCTCTTCAACGGCTGCTCAGGTTTTATTTGAAGCTCTCTGCTCGAAAGTCAAAGAAGGACCCATTTACCTGGATGTTCCAGAGCCTAATCAAAATGCCCACTTATTGGCTAAGCACTATCAAATGAATCCCACTTTTGAAGTCATTCGCATGTATAGAAATGGTAATCCTAGCCTAGATCTGCAAGGCATCTATGGCATGACGACATATGAGCTTGGATAA
- a CDS encoding amino acid permease produces the protein MHKKTGAILLIAGTCLGSGMIALPLVLAKLGLIPSILLMLFIWFMMYYTSLINLELNLQIGQGLPLGHLGRHFSGKGAELAGTISLKMLSFALLAVFIYGGSSVIQELISTSKSGSFNQVAAGYALIILGLLLLPLKLIDYVNRLLFIGLLAVIAILIAGLAVAIDWSHLPLFSDKSGDISIWMVLIPVVFTSFGFQVIFHTLTNYCDKNPNTLKQAFFWGSLIPALVYIVWNSSVLSVIYHDNPLFYNQMVEGKIEVGELIQALSNVAKWESIQLLVWWISILAVLTSALGVGIGLCEAIEGMLPKSIGHSALRRALAATITVLPAYLVAIYVPDAFITVLGFAGMILAVIAILLPLYLFRKIKSDKLFYQELKAKPLIGLSLFVGITVIIGELINMA, from the coding sequence ATGCATAAAAAAACGGGCGCTATTTTGTTAATTGCAGGAACTTGTCTAGGAAGCGGCATGATTGCCCTCCCCTTAGTATTGGCAAAGCTAGGGCTTATTCCTAGTATCTTGTTGATGTTATTTATCTGGTTCATGATGTACTACACATCTTTGATTAATTTGGAGCTTAATTTGCAAATTGGCCAAGGCCTGCCACTGGGCCATTTAGGCAGGCATTTTTCCGGAAAAGGCGCTGAATTAGCAGGAACCATCAGCTTAAAAATGCTTTCTTTTGCTTTGCTTGCTGTCTTTATTTATGGAGGAAGCTCTGTGATACAAGAATTAATCAGCACTAGTAAGAGCGGCTCTTTCAATCAAGTGGCTGCTGGCTATGCGTTGATTATCCTAGGTCTTTTGCTATTGCCTTTAAAACTCATTGATTATGTTAATCGTTTGTTATTTATAGGACTGCTGGCGGTCATTGCCATCTTGATTGCCGGTCTTGCAGTAGCAATTGATTGGTCTCATTTGCCTTTATTTTCCGATAAATCTGGGGACATATCCATTTGGATGGTTTTGATTCCTGTTGTTTTTACGTCTTTTGGCTTTCAGGTCATCTTCCATACTTTGACAAATTATTGTGATAAAAACCCAAACACCCTTAAGCAAGCCTTTTTCTGGGGAAGCCTCATTCCAGCCCTTGTATATATCGTATGGAATAGCAGCGTTCTAAGCGTGATTTATCATGACAACCCTCTTTTCTATAATCAAATGGTTGAAGGAAAAATAGAAGTTGGTGAATTAATTCAAGCTCTTAGCAATGTTGCGAAATGGGAATCGATTCAGCTATTGGTGTGGTGGATTTCCATTCTTGCCGTTTTAACATCGGCTCTTGGTGTGGGAATTGGCCTTTGCGAAGCGATTGAAGGCATGCTGCCTAAATCCATTGGCCATTCTGCGCTACGCCGAGCGCTTGCTGCAACCATTACCGTTTTGCCAGCGTATTTAGTGGCCATCTACGTTCCCGATGCTTTTATTACGGTTTTAGGTTTCGCCGGTATGATTTTGGCGGTCATTGCCATTTTACTTCCCCTTTACTTGTTTAGAAAAATAAAATCAGACAAATTATTTTACCAAGAATTAAAGGCTAAACCGCTGATTGGACTTTCTCTCTTTGTAGGCATAACCGTTATTATTGGCGAACTAATCAATATGGCTTAG
- a CDS encoding DUF2490 domain-containing protein, whose product MKKTLGFFSLIYFFIPLALLEGAFSPKEAIATVQTAEAIESKWSKLNANNDHGFWFDNNFEKHLPLNFFMRFHTEHRWGNDYRKLWYQEYTLTLQYDMTRFLKKYADKIVSSFLIGPAYNAVYQFQKNTEGHYQWVYISECMLQADLVLSKWGWRIQQRLRGELHHYCKNHYKDYALYRHRLTIFTPWKITRWNINPFIANEWFFRKNTYHQSHPTGLVGGWYQNRFRIGIMLDLSPDAASAALYWQWRTDKTLPDIHPRWINLYTWGLSTVFPF is encoded by the coding sequence ATGAAAAAAACGCTAGGCTTTTTTAGCTTGATTTATTTTTTTATTCCCCTTGCTCTACTAGAAGGGGCTTTTTCCCCTAAAGAAGCGATAGCCACTGTCCAGACAGCGGAGGCCATTGAAAGCAAATGGAGCAAATTAAATGCCAACAATGACCATGGATTTTGGTTTGATAATAATTTTGAAAAACATCTGCCTCTGAATTTCTTTATGCGCTTCCATACCGAGCATCGCTGGGGGAATGATTATCGCAAATTATGGTATCAGGAATACACACTCACCCTCCAATATGATATGACCCGATTCTTAAAAAAATATGCGGATAAAATCGTCTCAAGTTTTTTAATAGGGCCTGCCTATAACGCCGTTTATCAATTCCAAAAAAACACAGAAGGGCATTATCAATGGGTCTATATCAGTGAATGCATGTTACAGGCCGACCTCGTTTTATCAAAATGGGGATGGCGCATCCAACAACGCTTGCGAGGAGAGCTTCACCATTATTGCAAAAATCACTACAAAGACTATGCGTTATATAGACATCGGCTAACTATTTTCACGCCTTGGAAAATCACGCGTTGGAATATCAATCCCTTCATTGCCAATGAATGGTTTTTTAGAAAGAATACCTACCATCAATCACACCCGACAGGCCTTGTAGGCGGCTGGTACCAAAATCGATTTAGAATTGGAATAATGCTAGATCTATCTCCCGATGCAGCATCTGCAGCTCTATACTGGCAATGGAGGACGGATAAAACCCTTCCCGATATTCATCCTAGATGGATAAATCTTTATACTTGGGGTCTCTCAACGGTCTTCCCTTTCTAG
- a CDS encoding allantoinase PuuE, which yields MRDLIGYGNRLPKAVWPQNARLAVSFVLNYEEGSERNVLDGDAQSESYLTDWPGLAPLKDERHLSAESLFEYGSRAGIWRLLSLFERYRLPLTLFTTGLALERNPTLAAKLRESPHEVAGHGYRWINYNEVDEALEREHIKKTLGIIQSLTQKDVAGWYMGRRSKHTRKLIIEAGLRYDSESYADDLPYWESLEGKKHLVIPYALDTNDARYATSPGWNTGEDFFSYLKDAFDYLYQEGLAFPKMMTIGLHARLSGRPGRCAALARFIDYILSFDRIWICRREDIANHWYRHYSI from the coding sequence ATGCGGGATTTGATTGGATATGGCAACCGCTTGCCAAAAGCCGTTTGGCCGCAGAATGCCCGCTTGGCGGTTAGCTTTGTCTTAAATTATGAAGAGGGATCGGAAAGAAACGTCCTAGATGGCGACGCGCAATCGGAAAGTTATTTAACAGATTGGCCAGGATTAGCCCCTTTGAAGGATGAGCGTCATTTATCTGCCGAATCGTTATTTGAATATGGAAGCCGAGCGGGAATTTGGCGGCTTCTGTCTTTGTTTGAAAGGTATCGCCTTCCTCTTACACTTTTTACAACTGGATTAGCGTTAGAGCGGAATCCCACGTTAGCTGCCAAGCTAAGGGAAAGTCCGCACGAGGTTGCAGGTCATGGCTATCGTTGGATCAATTATAACGAAGTCGATGAAGCGCTAGAGCGGGAGCACATTAAAAAGACGCTTGGGATTATTCAATCCCTTACCCAAAAAGATGTCGCAGGCTGGTATATGGGAAGGCGGAGCAAGCATACGCGTAAGTTGATTATAGAGGCAGGCCTTCGATATGACTCGGAAAGCTATGCCGATGATTTGCCTTATTGGGAATCCCTTGAAGGAAAAAAACATCTCGTTATTCCCTATGCTTTGGATACTAATGATGCCCGTTATGCGACTTCTCCAGGCTGGAATACAGGCGAAGACTTTTTTAGCTATTTAAAGGACGCATTTGATTATTTATATCAAGAGGGATTGGCATTTCCTAAAATGATGACAATTGGCCTCCATGCTCGTTTGTCGGGCAGGCCTGGGCGATGTGCCGCATTGGCTCGTTTTATCGATTATATTCTCTCTTTTGATCGCATCTGGATTTGCCGGCGAGAAGACATCGCCAATCATTGGTATCGGCACTACTCAATCTAA
- a CDS encoding MgtC/SapB family protein, with protein MTAPDISISYFEIICRLSLATLFGGLIGIEREKISRFAGLRTHMLVCIGSALIMIVSQYGFHHILQRQNVILDPSRIAAQVVSGIGFLGAGTILFYKEKIRGLTTAASLWAVAGLGLSVGGGLYFVAFTAAILIFIVLAVLKPLENRFFRNTQKDIRLLIKPRISLVKLEEILTTLNLSSQLKTLQIQTEHEEDVIYLVFNFNIKNDCLKLADEIKNIPGIEKIEILE; from the coding sequence ATGACAGCCCCTGATATATCCATCTCTTATTTTGAAATTATTTGCCGCCTATCTCTGGCCACCTTATTTGGCGGTTTAATTGGAATTGAACGAGAAAAAATAAGCCGATTTGCAGGCCTAAGAACGCATATGTTAGTGTGCATCGGCTCTGCCCTTATTATGATAGTGTCTCAATATGGCTTTCACCACATTTTACAAAGGCAAAATGTTATCTTGGATCCTTCCCGAATAGCCGCTCAAGTAGTGAGCGGAATTGGATTTTTGGGGGCAGGGACCATTCTTTTTTATAAAGAAAAGATTAGAGGGCTCACAACCGCGGCTAGCTTATGGGCTGTAGCCGGATTAGGCCTATCGGTTGGAGGAGGCCTCTATTTTGTTGCATTCACTGCCGCTATTTTAATTTTTATCGTTTTAGCTGTGCTCAAGCCTCTTGAGAATAGATTTTTTAGAAATACCCAGAAAGATATTAGACTTTTAATTAAACCAAGAATCTCTTTAGTAAAACTAGAAGAAATTTTGACGACCTTAAATTTATCGTCTCAATTAAAAACCCTGCAAATCCAAACCGAACACGAAGAGGATGTGATTTATTTGGTTTTCAATTTCAATATAAAAAATGATTGCTTAAAACTTGCTGATGAAATCAAAAATATACCGGGTATTGAGAAAATTGAAATTTTAGAGTAA
- a CDS encoding MFS transporter, translating into MPSNHIPSLRTLFGLNWMIFCLSDVRPGIGPFLSIFLASMPEWNTSRIGLALGAMDLMAAISQVPSGWLVDSLKIKRFLIFLACLAISVGCSLILNFPKLVPVIFAQALIGIAAALLPPAIAAITLGLVGRQSFPKRISINETWGHAGNVITAASVGIVGYLLGHQWILYMVIVFASGSIFFLGFINPKEINHRVARELPEENRQPLAPMPISQLFKETHLLAFCFACFLFHLSNAAQLPLVGQFLSKMNPKIDSLFMAGCIILAQFVMIGVAYSTGFLMNRWGRKPIFLLALGVLPIRALLYTLTENPILLLSIQLLDGIGAGIYGVIAVIIISDIAKDTGRFNFSFGLMALAQGAGASASNILAGYIANQWGFNTSFIVLACIAIADLCFYGLCLPETKNQKA; encoded by the coding sequence ATGCCTTCAAATCACATTCCTTCTTTGCGCACGCTTTTTGGGCTTAATTGGATGATATTTTGCCTATCGGATGTGCGTCCCGGAATCGGGCCGTTTTTATCTATCTTTCTGGCATCTATGCCGGAGTGGAACACAAGCCGCATCGGCCTTGCTCTTGGAGCAATGGATTTGATGGCTGCGATTAGCCAAGTTCCAAGCGGATGGCTTGTTGATTCCCTCAAGATTAAACGTTTTCTTATTTTTCTGGCTTGTCTTGCAATCTCAGTGGGATGTTCACTCATCTTGAATTTTCCTAAATTGGTTCCGGTCATTTTCGCCCAAGCCTTAATTGGCATAGCGGCTGCTCTTCTTCCTCCAGCTATTGCAGCCATTACACTGGGGTTGGTGGGGAGGCAATCTTTTCCCAAACGCATAAGCATTAATGAAACATGGGGGCATGCGGGAAATGTCATTACGGCTGCTAGTGTAGGAATTGTGGGGTACTTGCTTGGCCATCAGTGGATTTTATATATGGTCATCGTCTTTGCTAGCGGGAGCATTTTTTTTCTCGGCTTTATTAATCCTAAAGAAATCAATCATCGGGTTGCGCGAGAACTGCCTGAAGAAAATCGGCAGCCTTTGGCTCCTATGCCTATTTCCCAACTATTCAAAGAAACGCATTTGTTAGCCTTTTGTTTTGCTTGTTTTCTTTTTCACCTTTCCAATGCAGCTCAGCTTCCCTTAGTCGGGCAATTTTTATCAAAAATGAATCCCAAGATTGATTCTCTTTTTATGGCCGGATGCATCATCTTAGCGCAATTTGTCATGATAGGAGTGGCTTATTCGACAGGATTCTTAATGAATAGATGGGGGCGTAAGCCAATCTTTTTGCTCGCTTTGGGCGTTTTGCCCATCCGTGCGCTCTTATATACGCTGACTGAAAATCCCATACTTCTTCTCTCTATTCAATTATTGGATGGAATAGGAGCTGGCATTTATGGCGTCATTGCCGTTATCATTATTTCTGATATAGCTAAGGATACCGGAAGGTTTAATTTTTCTTTTGGTTTAATGGCTTTGGCCCAAGGGGCGGGTGCTTCTGCTAGCAATATTCTAGCGGGATATATTGCCAATCAGTGGGGGTTCAATACGAGTTTTATCGTCCTTGCTTGCATCGCTATTGCAGATTTATGCTTTTATGGATTATGTCTGCCTGAAACCAAAAATCAGAAGGCTTAA
- a CDS encoding SLC13 family permease, whose amino-acid sequence MEVGALLIFVLVYLGMILGFWPGFALDRTGIALLGAIAFIELQGISISQAASYIDLSALAILFSFMIISAQFFYGGFYTYIVDRMGKGKLTPSQLLLAVIFISAGLSAVLINDIVCLALTPLIIKVCFQKKINPIPFLLGLACASNIGSALTLIGNPQNLLIGQVLNIPFAHYLKFSLIPCLLGLMGTWMVIKLQVKGKWFHENHAIDLEAIPFDWWQSTKGIATILIILLIFLFTDMPRDQVALIGAGFLLLSRRMASQTMLSFIDWQLLVLFIGLFIVNRSFLSTNQADYFLNSLKTYHIDLQSPLSLTLVAFILSNLVSNVPAVMLLLPFVNTDSNGSLLALSSTLAGNLFIVGSIANLIVISQAARFGIKLNWKIHAKVGFPVTLITFLLAGGWLYLTA is encoded by the coding sequence ATGGAAGTGGGTGCTCTACTGATTTTTGTCCTCGTTTATCTAGGGATGATTTTGGGATTTTGGCCAGGATTTGCCCTAGATCGCACAGGAATCGCTCTTCTAGGAGCCATTGCGTTCATTGAATTGCAGGGCATCTCTATTTCGCAAGCCGCCAGTTATATCGATCTTTCGGCACTTGCCATTCTTTTTAGTTTTATGATTATTTCTGCCCAATTTTTTTATGGGGGATTCTATACCTATATTGTCGATAGGATGGGAAAAGGAAAACTGACACCTTCTCAGTTGCTTTTAGCTGTCATTTTTATTTCCGCCGGCCTTTCTGCCGTATTGATCAATGATATCGTTTGTCTAGCGCTCACTCCCTTGATAATAAAAGTCTGTTTTCAAAAGAAAATCAATCCCATTCCCTTTTTGCTAGGGCTGGCTTGTGCATCAAATATTGGATCGGCTTTGACTCTTATTGGGAATCCCCAAAATTTATTAATAGGGCAAGTTCTGAATATTCCTTTTGCTCACTATTTAAAATTCTCTCTGATTCCATGCCTATTAGGCTTAATGGGGACGTGGATGGTGATTAAGCTTCAAGTTAAAGGGAAGTGGTTTCATGAAAATCATGCCATTGATCTCGAGGCCATTCCTTTTGACTGGTGGCAAAGCACAAAGGGGATTGCAACTATTTTGATTATTCTCCTTATTTTTCTTTTCACCGATATGCCGAGAGACCAAGTCGCTTTAATCGGAGCAGGATTTTTGTTATTAAGTCGAAGAATGGCTTCACAAACCATGCTAAGCTTTATCGATTGGCAGCTGCTTGTTTTATTCATCGGTCTTTTTATTGTAAATAGAAGCTTTTTAAGCACTAATCAAGCCGATTATTTTTTGAATTCATTGAAAACTTACCATATTGACCTCCAATCGCCCCTTTCACTGACTTTAGTCGCATTTATCCTTTCTAATCTTGTCTCAAACGTACCTGCCGTCATGCTGCTCCTGCCTTTTGTCAATACGGATTCTAACGGTTCTCTTTTAGCGTTATCGAGCACGTTGGCTGGAAATTTATTTATAGTAGGCAGCATTGCCAATCTGATTGTCATTTCTCAAGCCGCTCGTTTTGGAATCAAATTGAATTGGAAAATACATGCGAAGGTCGGCTTTCCCGTTACTTTAATTACTTTCTTGCTTGCAGGCGGGTGGCTCTATCTAACGGCTTAA
- a CDS encoding YkoF family thiamine/hydroxymethylpyrimidine-binding protein — translation MMRITAEISLYPFTENYGPPIKAFIERLKAYKNLEVVTNATSTQIVGEHADVFEVLSKETAYTFSEEKSVFVIKILGFERDIQHYPR, via the coding sequence ATGATGCGCATTACAGCTGAAATTAGCTTGTATCCCTTTACAGAAAATTATGGCCCGCCAATTAAAGCTTTCATCGAGCGTTTAAAAGCCTATAAAAATCTTGAAGTTGTCACTAATGCAACGAGTACCCAAATTGTTGGCGAACATGCTGACGTATTTGAAGTATTGTCCAAAGAAACGGCCTATACTTTTTCTGAAGAGAAATCTGTATTTGTTATTAAGATTTTGGGATTTGAGCGCGATATCCAGCATTATCCAAGATAG